The DNA segment CTCCCCCGCTTTCCACATCTCCAGTCACCCTGCCGACTCCTGCCGCGGGAGGCATCAGCCGCGCCTCGTGCCTGCGGCGAGGTCGACGGCGCGCTCGTAGACGATCTCGTCGAGACCCGGGCTTCCCCCGGACTCGTCGATCAGGCGGACGAGGGCACTGCCGACGACCACTCCGTCGGCGAGCTTCGCCACGGCCGCGACCTGCGGCCGGGTCGAGATGCCGAAACCGACCGCGAGAGGCAGCCTGAGCTTCTTGCCGAGCGCCCGGACTTCGCCCGCCAGGGCCGCCGGCAGCTCGCGCTTCTCGCCAGTCACTCCGGTGCGCGAAACGTAGTAGACGAAACCGCTTCCCAGCCGCGCCACCGCTCGTACCCGGTCGCGGGTCGAGGTCGGCGCGAGGAGGAAGATGGCGTCGAGGCCGTGCGCCCGCAGCGCGTCGAGGTACTCGCCCTCGGCCTCCTCCGGCGGCAGATCGACGCACAGGACGCCATCGACGCCCGACGCTGCGGCATGCTCGGCGAAACGCGCGACGCCGTAGGCGTGAATTGGATTGAAGTAGGTGAAGAGGACGACCGGGATGCCGAGCCGCGGCTGCAGGCGGGCCACCAGCGCGAGGATCCCGACCAGGGTCGTGCCCGAGGCGAGAGCGCGCGCCGCCGCGGCCTGATTCACCGGCCCGTCGGCAATCGGATCGCTGAACGGCACTCCGAGCTCGAGGATGTCGGCCCCCGCCGCCGCGAGCGCGATGGCGAGCCGCTCGGTCGCCGCGAGATCGGGATCGCCGGCGGTGATGTAGGGGATGAACGCCGCCCGGCGCTCGCTCTTGGCGCGCGCGAAAGCCTGCGTCAGGGGACGCGCGGCGGCGGCGGCCCGGCGGGCTCCCAGAAGACTCAGGACCTTCATGCCTTCCTCCTCCCTGGCTTCGCTGCAGGTGCCGCCCCGGAAGCCGGATGTCCGGCGTCCCATCCGATGACCGACTCGAGATCCTTGTCGCCGCGTCCGGAGAGGTTCACCAGCAGCACGTGTCGGCGCGACAGCTTCGACGCCCGCTTCATCGCCTCGGCGACCGCGTGGGCGCTCTCGAGCGCCGGCAGGATTCCCTCGGTCCGGGCCAGCCGGTGGAACGCCGCGATCGCCTCCGCGTCGGTCGCGCTGGTGTACTCGACCCGGCCGAGCTGGCGCAGCAACGCGTGCTCCGGTCCGACTGCCGGATAGTCGAGCCCCGCCGAAACCGAATGAGTGGCCGCCACCTGACCGTCCGCATCCTGCAGCACCATCGTGCGCGTGCCGTGCAGCACGCCGAGCGCGCCGCCGTCGCGGGCGAAGCGCGCCGCATGCTCCCCCAGCCCCTTGCCGCGGCCGCCCGCCTCCACCCCGATGAGGCGCACGGTCGGATCCTCGAGAAAGGCCGAAAAGAGACCGATCGCGTTCGAGCCTCCGCCGACGCAGGCGATCGCGGCGTCGGGACCCTTACGCCCGGTGCGCTTCAGGATCTGGCGCTTCGCCTCCTCGCCGATCACGCGATGGAAGTCGCGCACCATGCGCGGAAACGGATCGGGTCCCAGGACGGAGCCCAGGATGTAGTGCGTCGTGCGCACGTTCGTCACCCAGTCGCGCATCGCCTCGTTGATCGCGTCCTTCAGGGTCTTCGACCCGGAAGCGACCGGCACGACCTCGGTGCCGAGGAGCCGCATTCGTTCGACGTTGGGATGCTGGCGACGCATGTCCTCCTCACCCATGTAAACGACGCAGTCGAGGCCGAGCAGAGCCGCGGCGGTCGCGGTCGCGACGCCGTGCTGGCCGGCACCGGTCTCGGCGATCACTCGCTTCTTCTTCATCGCCCGCGCGAGGAGAGCCTGACCGAGAGCGTTGTTGATCTTGTGCGCACCGGTATGCAGGAGGTCTTCGCGCTTGAGAAAGATGCGTGCCCCGCCGAGCTCGGTCGACAGGCGCTCGGCGAAGGTGAGCGGCGTCGGACGGCCGACGTAATTGTGCAGCAGCTCGTCCAGCTCCTCGCGAAAGCGCCGGTCGCGCGACAGCCTGTCGTAAGCGCGCGCCAACTCCTCGAGCGGCGCCATCAGGGTCTCGGGCGCAAATCGCCCACCGAACGGCCCGAACCGGCCGCGCTCGTCGGGTCCCGTCGACATTCTCTTCCTAAGTCCGGCCACGTTTGAGCTCCTCGAACAGCATCTTCATTCTCCGCGGATCCTTGACGCCCGGGCTGACCTCCACTCCCGAATTGACGTCGACCCCATCTGCGGCGCTCTCGGTGAGCGCCCGCCGCACGTTCTCGGGCGAGATACCGCCCGCGATGATCATCGGCTTCGGCGACCGCACCTCGCGCAGCCCCCGCCAGTCCCAGGTGATGCCGGTGCCGCCGAAGAGCTTGGCGCTCGGTGTGTCGACGAGGAAGCCCCAGACGTGCGGGTGCCGCGCGATATGCACCGGCGTCACCGGGAGGCTGCGGAAGACCTTGATCGCCCGCTTGCCGAGGACCGCCACCTCATCGGGCCACTCGTCGCCGTGCAGCTGCGCGAAGTCGAGGCCGATCGTATCCATGATCGCCATGAGCTCGCGGCTGGGGGTATTCACGAAGACGCCGACCGTGCGCACCTGGCCGCGCACCGCATCGGCGATTTCCCGCGCCTTGCCGAGCGAGAGGCTGCGAGGACTGCGTGGAAACAGATTGAGCCCCAGGAAGTCGGCGCCGAGCGCCGCGGCGATCATGGCGTCGTGGACGCGCGTGATGCCGCAGATCTTGACCAGCGGTCTCATGCGAAGAGCTCCGCGAGCTTCTCCGCCGGATTCCCGCCGAGAAGGAGGCTCTCGCCGACGAGGAAGGCGTCGAAGCCGGCGGCGCGCAGCCGCTCGACGTCGGAGCGCTTCGCGATGCCGCTCTCCGCGACGGCGAGCGCCAGCGGCGGCAGCTTCGGGCGCATGCCGATCGAATGCTCGAGATCGACCTCGAATGTGCGCAGGTCGCGGTTGTTCACTCCGATCATCTCCCACTCGGCTCCGGCGAGCAGGTCGAGATCGGACAGGTCGTGGGTCTCGACGAGCGGAGCGAGGCCGCGCTCGCGCGACGCCGCCGCCCAACCGGCGAGCTCGACGGCCGAATAGAGCGCGGCGACGAGCAGGATGGCGTCGGCCCCGGCCTCGACCGCCCAGTCGAGCTGGCGGAGGTCGACCACGAACTCCTTGGCGATCGCCGGCAGACCGCAGGCGGCCTTGCAGGCGGCGAGCAGCTCGTAGCTGCCGAAGAAGTAATCCGGCTCGACCACCACCGAGAGAGCCGCCGCCCCCGCCGCGGCGTAGGCCGCGGCCTGGGCCACCGGGTCGAACCGGCCGGCGAGCGAGCCGAGGCGAGGCGAGCCCATCTTCACCTCGGCGATGACTGCCCTACCGCGCCGTGCAGCCAGCGCCGACACGAACGGATTGTCGGGCGCGCCAGAAAGCGAAAAGCTTCCGGTAAATGAAGGTGGCGTCCGGTGCACAGGGGAGACTCCCAGGCGCTGGCGGCGGCTGGCGACGATGCGTTGCAGGATGTCGGCGGGCGGCACTGGGTTGTTTTTCCTTTACTGGAAGCTTTTCAGCGCCAGAAGTTTCGCATGCGCCGCGCCGGAGACAAGCACGGCCCTCGCCATCTCGACACCCTCGGCAATCGAGGCGGCCCTCCCGCCCACATAGAGCGCCGCGCCGGCGTTCAGGGCGACGATATCGGTGAGCGCGCCGGTCTCGCCCTCCAGCAACTCCAGCAGCCGGGTCGCGTTCTCCTCCGGAGCGCCTCCGGCGAGGGCTTCGGGCGCAGCGCGCCGGACTCCGGCCGATTCCGGAGTGAGCTCATACGTCTCGACCTCCCCTTGCCGCACTTCGGCGACGTGGGTGAGGGTCGTGGTGGTGATCTCGTCGAGGCCGTCGTCGCCGTGCACGACGAGCGCGTGCTCGCATCCCAGCGCCGCGAGGACCCGCGCCACCGGCTCGACGCGGTCACGGGCGTAGACCCCGATCAGCTGCCGGCGCGCCGCCGCAGGGTTGGTGAGTGGCCCGAGGAGGTTGAAGATCGTCCGCACGCCGAGCGCCCGCCGCACCGGCACGACGGCCCGGGTCGCGGGATGGTGCGTCGGAGCGAACAGGAACGCGATTCCGATCTCCTCGAGCTGGCGCCCGGAGGTCGCGGGCGCAACCTCGACCGGCAACCCCAGCGCGACGAGGAGATCCGCGCTCCCGGAGCGCGACGAGACCGCGCGGTTGCCGTGCTTGGCGACGGTCGCTCCCGCCGCCGCCGCGACGAACGCCGCCGCGGTCGAGATGTTGAACGTTCCGCGGCCGTCGCCACCGGTGCCGCAGGTGTCGATCACCTCGGCGATGGCGTGGGGTACGCCTCGCACCCGGGCCCGCATCGCCTCCACCGCGCCGGCGATCTCGTCCGTGGTCTCCCCTTTCATCGCCAGGGCGACGAGCAGCGCGGCGATCTGGCTCTCGGCGAGCTCGCCGTCCATGATCCGCCCGAAGAGCGCCGCGACCTCCTCGCGCCGCAGATCCTCGCGGTCGAGCAGGCGCTGGAGCAGGTGCGCCGGTTCGCTCATTCGGCGACCGCCACCGGCAGCCCGCAGCGGGCGAGGAAGTTGGTGACGATCCGCGGCCCCGCGACCGTCAGGACCGACTCGGGGTGGAACTGGACGCCCCAATAGGGCAGTTCCCGGTGCCGTAAAGCCATGACGATTCCGTCGTCGCTCCAGGCGATCGCCTCGAGCTCGGGCGGCAGGGTCGCTTCGCGCACCTCGAGCGAGTGGTAGCGCGTCGCTTCGAACGGGTTCGGGACGCCGGCGAAGATTCCCTCGCCCGAGTGCCGCACCGCCGAGGTCTTGCCGTGCATCAGCACCGGTGCGCGATCGACCGTGGCGCCGAACGACTCCCCCAGCGCCTGATGCCCGAGGCAGACGCCGAAAATCGGCAGGTCCGGGCGCCGCGCGAGCAGCGGGACGCAGACGCCGGACTCCCCGGGCCGGCCGGGGCCGGGAGAGAGCAGGATCCCGGCCGGGCGCATCGCCAGGAGCTCGTCGACCGTCGCGGCATCGTTCCGGACCACGACCGGCTCGGCTCCGGCGACCGCCAGCAGCTGCACCAGGTTGTAGGTGAACGAGTCGTAGTTGTCGATCACCAGGATCATCGTTCCAGCTCCTCGGCGAGGGCGACCGCAGCGAGAAGCGCCGCGGCCTTGTTCTCGGTCTCCTGCTCCTCCCGCCCCGGGTCGGAATCGGCGACGATGCCGGCGCCGGCAGTCACCGAGACCTCCGAACTGCCGGAGCCATCGTTCGACTTTCTGGCGACGAGCGTGCGGATCGTAATGCAGGTGTCGAGGTCGCCGGAAAAAGAGAGGTAGCCGGTGGCTCCGGCATAGAGTCCGCGCGACTCCGGCTCGAGCCGGTCGAGGATCTCGATCGCGCGGATCTTCGGCGCGCCCGAGACCGTCCCGGCGGGGAAAGCCGCCAGGAGCGCGTCGAGAGCGGACTTGCCCGGGGCGAGCTCCGCTTCGACGCTCGAAACCAGGTGAAGAACGTGCGAGTACTGTTCGACCTCGAGGAAGCTCTCGACCGAGACACTCCCCGGTGTCGCCACACGCCCCAGGTCGTTTCTCCCGAGGTCGACCAGCATCACGTGCTCGGCGCGCTCCTTCGGGTCGGCAAGGAGCTCCGCGGCGAGGGCGCGGTCAGCCTCGGCATCCGCACCGCGGCGCCGGGTGCCGGCGATCGGGCGGGTCACCAGCCGGTCGCCGGTCTTCTTGACGAGCATCTCCGGAGAGGCGCCGATGAGGGCGACCTCCGGGAACTCGAGCAGCACCATGTAGGGGCTCGGGTTCACCCGCCGCAGCGCGCGGTAGAGCGCCTCGGGCGTGGCTTCGGAAGCGAGTCGGAAGTGTCGCGCCAGGACGACCTGGAAGATGTCCCCGGCCAGAATGTGCTCCTTCGCGAGGGTCACCGCGCGCTGGAAGTCCGGCCCCGAGAGACTCGTCTCGGGAGCGCGGTCGAGGACCGGCCGCTCCTCCGGCAGCCGGATTGCGCGCACCCGGACATCGCGCGCCAGCGCGCCTTCGAGGCGGTCGAGGGCGCGTTCGGCCTCCGCCGCCGTCGTCTCGCCCTCGATCTCGTTGGCGACGAGCAGCAGTCGCTGCTGGGCATGGTCGAAAGCGATGACTTCGTCGAACCGCCCGAGGATCGCGACCGGCAGCCCCCAGGGATCGGGCGGCCGCGAAGGAATCCGCTCGACGAGCCGCACCAGATCGAAGCCGAACGTGCCGACGAAACCGCCGGCGAAAGGGACCGGCAGCTCGGGCGTCGAGTAGCCTTCGACGACCGCCCGGAGCGCGGCGAGCGGCGGTCCAGGGAGATCGCTCCTCCGGCCGTCGCGCTCCACCTCCAGGCGATCCGGATAGAGGCGATAGATCTCGCGCGGCGCGGCGCCGAGAAAGCTGAAGCGCGCCACCTGTTCGCCGCCGGTGACGCTCTCGAAGAGAAAGCGCACCGGCGAGAGCGCCTTGAGGCGCTGATAGACCGCGAGCGGCGTCACCGTCTCGGCCAGCAGCTCACGCAGGTGCGGAGTCACTCTCTTCATCTTGCCTTCTTTTCTGACGACCCTGGCCGCGGTGGCTCGCGCCGCTCGGCTTGCGTCGTTGCGGACGCAGCGCTGCTTCTCGGTAAAGGGAGGCTGTTGTCCACCGCGGGACTCGCTCGTCCCTGGTGGCGCGCGGAGAGCTCGCGGGCGAGGTCCAGCGTCGTCACGCCGTTCGCGCGCAGCAGCACGAGGAGGTGAAAGAGCAGATCGCTCGCCTCTTCGACCAGCCGTTGCTTCTGTTCGCGCCCTGAGCCTCGCGCCTCCGGCGCGGGGAGCTGCGTCCGGGAAGGCAGCGAGTCTGCCGGATGCAACGCCTCCCCTTTACCGGTCCTTTCGCCTTCCGGATCGCGAGCGTGGTGCGATGCGAGCGCGGCGATGACGACCTCGGTCGCCTCCTCGCCGACCTTCTGCGCCATGCGCTCGATGCCTTCGGCGAAGAGTCGCGCCGTGTAGCTCGCTTCCGGGTCGGCGCTGGCGCGAGCCGCGATGATGCGTTCGAGTGCTCCGAGGTCGAGACCCGCGCCCACTTCTCCGGCGGAGAAATCGGCATCGAAGCAGCTGGTGGCGCCGGTGTGGCAGGCGGGCCCTGCAGGAATCACCCGCAGGAGCAGGCTGTCGCCGTCGCAGTCGCGCTCGATCGAGACGAGCCGCAGGACGTTCCCGGAGGTCTCGCCCTTGCGCCAGAGGGCTCGTCGGCTGCGGCTCCAGAAATGCGCTTCGCCGGTCGCAAGAGTCATCGCTACGGCATCGGCGTTCGCCCAGGCGAGCATCAGGACGCGGCCGCTGAAGGCGTCCTGCGCGACCACAGGCAGGAGGCCTGCAGCGTCGTAGCGCAGGACTGCGGGGTCGAACTCTGCCAACGAAGACTCAGCGCTCACGAGACCCCCCTTACTGGAAACCCTTGTGCTGCAAGGTAGCGCTTCAACCCGGACACCGAAATCTCCTCGCGATGAAAGAGGCCGGCGGCGAGAACGGCGGCGGCGCCGGCGCCGAGCGCGGCGGCGAAGTCCTCCACCCGGCCGGCACCGCCCGAGGCGATGATCGGGATGTTCACCCGGGCGGCGGCCGCCGCAAGGAGATCGCAGTCGAAGCCGTCGCCCGTGCCGTCCCGGTCGATACTGGTCAGCAGGAGCTCACCGGCGCCGCGCTCGATCCCCTCGGCGATCCAGTCGAGCGCGTCGAGACCGGTCCGCTGACGGCCGCCCCGCGTGACGACCTCCCAACCGTCCCCGCCCTGCGCCGGCGTCCTGCGGCGCGCGTCGACGGAGAGCACGACGCACTGGCGGCCGTAGCGCTCGGCGAGCTCGGTCAGAAGGCCGGGACGCGCCACCGCTGCCGAGTTGACCGCCACCTTGTCGGCGCCGGCCGCGAGCAGATCGCGCGCATCGTCGAGGCTGCGCACTCCGCCGCCGACGGTGAGCGGAATGAAGACGCTGGCGGCGACCTCCTCGATCCAGGCGAGCGCCGGCCCGCGGCGCTCGTGCGAGGCGGCGACGTCGAGGAAGACAATCTCGTCGGCCCCCGCCGGCCCTTCGAGGCAGTAGCGCTGCGCCATTTCAGCGGGCGAACCCAGAACGGCCAGGTCCGCGAACCGCACCCCCTTCACCACCTTGCCGTCCGCGACATCGAGGCAGGGGATCACCCGGCAGGCAAGCGCCGTGGCTCCGGCGCCGCCGGCGGCACCGGCGAGCGGCGATGCCGCCGTGTTCATGCCGGCACCTCTGCCATCGAAGCGCGCAGCGCCTCGATGGCAGAGGGCAGATCGAGCCTGCCCTCGTAGAACGCCCGGCCGACGATGACTCCCGAGAGCTCGGGATGCGCAGCGGCAGCGACGATATCGCCCGCTCCGGAAACGCCTCCCGAGACGATTGCCCTCACCCCGAGAGCGCGCGCCACGCTGACCGCAAGGTCGAGATTCGGACCGTTCAGCATCCCGTCGCGGGCAATGTCCGTGACGAGCGCTTCGAGAAAAAGTCCGGTAAAGGGAAGAAGCTGCTTCAGCACCTCGTCGAGGCCCAGCGCGGTGCCCTCACGCCAGCCGGCTGCGCGAAGCTCGTCGCCGGCGAACTCGAGAGCGGGAACGATTCGACCGGGAGACTGTGCTGCCGCGCGCCCGAAGCCTGCGGGGTCGCGCACCACCATCGATCCGGCGATGACGCGATCGAACCCGCTCTCGAGAGCGGCGCGCAGCAACTCGGCGGTCCGCAAGCCACCCCCTAGCTGAAGCTTTTCGCGCTTCGCCGCCCGCGCCAGTTTCGCCAACGCACCCACTTGTCGTGGCTCTCCGAAAGCAGCGTCGAGGTCGACGATGTGCACACGCTCGGCGCCGGCTTCCTGAAAACGCGCCAGCACTTCGAGCGGGTCGGCGGCGTAGACCGTCGCTTCGGCGTCGCGCCCCTGCGCCAGGCGGACGACCTCGCCGCGCCGCAGATCGATCGAAGGTATCAGTTGCATGCGCCGTCTCCCCCGGAGAGCGCCAGGAAGTTGCGCAGCACCCGCAAACCCGCCTCGCCGCTCTTTTCGGGATGGAACTGGGTGCCGCAGATGCGGTCCCGCGCCGAGACGGCTGCGAACCTTCTGCCGTGCAGCGCGGTCGCCACGGTCTCGGTGTCCGGCTTTCCGGGGGCGCCGTCGCCTGCGTCGGCGTCGGGCGCGAAGCTGTGCACGAAGTAGACGTAGGCGTCGCTTTCGAGGCCATCGAGCAGCGGATGCGGCGAGTGCGTTTCGAGCCGGTTCCAACCGATGTGCGGCAGGGAGACGGTCGCCGGAAGCTCGGTAATCCGGCCGGCGAGCAGGGCGAGCCCGCCGGTGGCACCGAACTCGTCGCTGCCCTCGAAGAGCAGCTGGTAGCCGACGCAGATCCCGAGAAGATGAGCGCCCCCCGCGAGCGCCGCGCGCAGCGCCTCCTCGAGCGCGCCCCGAAGGCGCTCGCGGGGCGGACGGAAGGCACCCACACCGGGCAGCACGATACGGCGCGCCACGCGCACGGCGGCGGGATCCGCAGAGACGATCGGCCGCGCACCGGCCGCCGTGAGCGCGCGCGCCACGTTGCCGAGATTGCCGACGCCGAGGTCGAGGATCAGGGGTTCGGCGCTCATCGGGCGAGCGTCCCTTTGGTACTCGGGATCTCCGCGGTCGACCCGGCGCCTTCGCGCAGGGCCACCGCCTGCCGCAGAGCCACCGCCACCGCCTTGAAGCAGGCCTCGGCGACATGGTGCGGATTGCGCCCGGCCACAACGGTCAGGTGGAGCGTCAGACGCCCGCGATCGGCGAGCGCCTGGAAGAAGTCGGCGACCAGGGTGAGCGGGAACTCGCGCGTCACCCAGGCCTGCTCGAGCTCCGGCGGCAGGGTCCAGACGAAGTAGCCGCGGCCGGAGAGATCGATCACGGCCCGCGCCAGCGCCTCGTCGAGCGGCGCGTAGGCGTGCGCGAAACGCACCACGCCTCGGCGCTCGCCGAGCGCCCCGGCGAGCGCCTCGCCCAACACGAGCCCGGTGTCCTCCACCGTGTGATGCAGGTCGACCGAAGTATCACCCAGCGCCGCCAGCCGCAGACCGATTCCGGAATGCGTCGCGAGCGCCTCGAGCATGTGACCGAGAAAGCCGTTCGGAACGGTGATCGAGGTCGCTGTTCCTGACTCGAGATCCAATTCGACTTCGATTCGGGTTTCCTTCGTCTGGCGCTGGACGCTAGCTCGTCTCATCGCGGCTCCTGAAGCGAAAGGCTTCCAGTAAACGAAAAGTGACCGTTCAGCGCTCGTGCCGTGGCCCGGAGGGCCGCGCCGGTTCCGACGGAGAATCGCAGGCATCCTTCGAGGCCGGGTCCGGCGGAAACGTCGCGCACTCGAATCCCGCGCTCTGCGAGCGACCCCTTTACCAGCAGGCTTCTCTCTTTGCTGTTTCTCACCAACAGAAAATTCGCTTCGGAAGCGAAGACTTCCTCTTGGCTCGCCGCGAGCAGCGCGCGCCACTGCGCGCGCCGCGCGACGAGCAGGCGGACGCGACGCTCGACGAGCGCGGCGTTGTCGAGCGCCAGCTCGCCGGCGATGGCGCCGGCCTGGCCGAGGTTGTAGGGCAGCTTCACCTTGACGATCTCGCTCACCAGGTCCGGCGCGCCGAGAAGGTAGCCGAGGCGGAGGCCCGCGAGCGACCAGGCCTTGGAGAAGGTGCGGAAGATCACCAGGTTCGGATGCCGGGCGAGGAGTGGCCGGTAGTCGAAGCGGCAGAACTCGCCGTAGGCGTTGTCGAGCAGCAGCGGCGCGTCGGCATCCGCGAGCTTCGCCGCCCAGCGCGCGATCGTCGCCGGGGGGATCGCCTCGCCGGTCGGGTTGTTCGGCGAGGCGACGAGGACCGTCCGGCGCGGATCGCGGTCGATCTCGAGCTCGAGCTCGTCGGTCGGCAGCGCGAGGTCGGCGCGCGGTCCGATCGCCCGGTAGCGCGCGCCCGACTGGAGCGCGAAGACCGGATAGAGCCCGAAGCTCGGCGCGAGACCGAGAATCTCCCGCCCGGGACCGCCGACCGCGGCCATCGTCGCCGCGAGCAGCTCGTTCGAGCCGTTGCCGGCGAGCACGCCTTCGGGCATCCAGTCGTGGGCCGCAGCCAAACGCTCGCGCAGCCGCGCGGCATGAAAGTCCGGATAGCGCGCCCACTCGCGATCGAGCAGACGACGGGCGACCTCCTCCTTGATGCGCCGCGGCAGCTCCCACGGCACCTCGTTCTGGTCGAGCTTGAAGCGGCAGGGCGAGAGGTCGAGGGTATAGGCGCCGAGCGCCTGCACCTCGGGGCGCACGTAACGACTCATGCCCCACCTCGCCGAGCGGCGGCAGCGGCCGCGTGCGCCGGCAGCCCTTCGGCCTCGGCGAGAGCTGCCGCAGCCTTCGCGAAGCGCTCCGCCGCCGCCGGTTCGTGAACTTCGATGCGGTGGGTCCGGCGGCGAAAGCTCTCGACCGAGAGACCGGAGGCGAAGCGCGCCGTACCGCACGTCGGCAGGACGTGACTCGGGCCCGCGACATAGTCGCCGAAGACCTCGGGCGTGCGCGCGCCGACGAAGACCGCCCCGGCGCTCCCGAAGCGCGGCGCTGCCGCCTCGACCTCCGCCCCGACGAGCTGCAGGTGCTCCGGCGCGATCTCGCTGGCGAGCGCCACCGCGGCGGCGAGGTCGGCGACCAGCAGCGCGCCACCGTAGCCGCGCAGCGCGGCGAGAGCCGTGTCCGCCGTCGCGAGCGCCGGCAGCTGGCGCTCGACTGCCGACGCCACGCGCACCGCCAACCGGCGCGAAGTCGTCACGAGAAGCGCCGCGGCGCGCGGATCGTGCTCGGCCTGCGCCAGGAGATCGGCGGCGATCCACTCCGCATCGGCCTCTTCCCCGGCCACGATGACGACCTCGGAGGGGCCCATCAAGCCGTCGATGGCGACGACGCCTGCGACCTGCCGCTTCGCCGCGGTCACCCAGGCGTTGCCCGGACCCGCGATGGCGTCGACCCGTCGCACCGACTCGGTGCCGTAGGCCAGCGCCGCGACGGCATGCGCTCCGCCGACGCCCCAGATCTCGTCGACTCCGAGCCGCGCCAGCGTATAGCGCAGGACCGGCTGCGCGAGGTAGGTCCGTGCGGGCGTCGCGACCACGATCTCCGAGACCCCGGCGACCTGGGCCGGTACAGCCGTCATGATTGCGGTCGAGGGGTAGCTCGCCCGCCCTCCGGGCACGTAGAGACCGACGCGAGCGAGTGGCTGCACGACCTCCGCGAGGGTCACCCCCGCGCACTCGACGCTGAAACCGTCGCCCGCAGCCCGGAGCTGTGCGCGATGGAAGTGCCCGACGTTCTCGATCGCCAGCTCGACCGCGTCCTGGACCGCCGGCGTGACATTGCGCCAGCCGCCGTCCCCGGGGAGCGGTGCGAGCCGCAGGTCGGCCATCGTGCTGGCGGCAGCGCAGCCATCATGGGCGCGCGCCGCATCGAGCAACGCCGCGTCGCCGCCCTTGCGAATGGCGGCGACGATGCGGCGCGCCGTCTTCTCCACCCGGGTATCGAGAACGGTCGCCAGGCGCAGGGCGATGCGCCGCCGGAGCCGAAGTCCCGCTGGCCGGTCGGAGTGCACGATGCGCAGGGCTTTCATGCCGCGACTCCCGCCCGTTCCAGACGGCCCAGGAGGCCGGTGAGCTCGGCGCGCCGCATCTGCCATGCGGCACGATGGACCACGAAGCAGGGGGCGATCTCGCGCACCGGCTCGATCTCCGCGAGGCCGTGCGCCCGGAGCGTCGAGCCGCTCTGCACGATGTCGAGGATGAAGTCGGCGAGGCCCACCAGCGGCGCGAGCTCGATCGAGCCCGAGAGCTCGAGAATCTCGGCGCTCCAGGGCTGGCGCTCGAGAAAGCGCTCCGCCGTGCGGGGATACTTGGTGGCGAGCCTCACCTGCTCCCCGGCACCCGGCAGCGCTCGCCCCGCGCGGCCGATGAGCGACAGACGGCTGCGCCCCCCGGCGAGCTCGAGCGGTACGAGCAGGTCGCCATCGACCTCGTCGAGCACGTCGCGGCCGACGATGCCGCAGTCTGCGACCCCGCGCCCAACGTAGAGCGGCAGGTCGCGGTCCTTGAGCAGCAGGACTTCGAGGCCGAGCTCCGGAAAGACGTGCCAGAGCCGGCGCGAATCGCGCGCCGCCGCACTGTCGAGTCCGGAGAGATCGAGACCGCCGGCCGCGAAGGCCGCGAGCGCGGTTTCGAGGTTGCGGCCCTTGGGTAGCGCGAGGCGGATCAAGAGAGCTCCTCCTGAATTCTGGGCTCGGTCAACGCATCGAGTCGGATCGAGAATCCGACCGCGGCGACTTCGGCCCCGAGCTTGCGAAAGAGGGCGTCGTAGCGCCCGCCGCTCGCCACCGGCCGGGCACGCCCAGGGAGGTAGGCACGCAGCACCAGGCCATCGTAGTAGGACCGGAAATCGCGACCACCCGACTCTCCGGTCGCGGCGGCGATGGCGAGTGTCGAGAAGTCGGCGAACTCCGCCAGATCGATCGTGACCGCGACCGTGGGTTCGAGGCGCGCCAACTCCCGCCGCAGTTCCTCCAGCCTGGCGAGGGCGGCCGCACCGCGCACCCCGAGCGCCTCGCCCGCGCGCGGTGAGCCCTGGTCGAGGATCTCGCCGATCGCTGTCTGCACGGCGACTGCGCCGGCCGCGGCGGCCCCGCCCGATGCTGTGCCGGCGGTCGGGCTCGAGGCTCCCAGGCGCGCGGCGCCACGCTCCCGGCGCGCGACCGCCCGCGCGAGCTCTGGAGCCCGCTCGCGACCGACCGCCGCCACGAGAAGATC comes from the Thermoanaerobaculia bacterium genome and includes:
- the trpA gene encoding tryptophan synthase subunit alpha, with the protein product MKVLSLLGARRAAAAARPLTQAFARAKSERRAAFIPYITAGDPDLAATERLAIALAAAGADILELGVPFSDPIADGPVNQAAAARALASGTTLVGILALVARLQPRLGIPVVLFTYFNPIHAYGVARFAEHAAASGVDGVLCVDLPPEEAEGEYLDALRAHGLDAIFLLAPTSTRDRVRAVARLGSGFVYYVSRTGVTGEKRELPAALAGEVRALGKKLRLPLAVGFGISTRPQVAAVAKLADGVVVGSALVRLIDESGGSPGLDEIVYERAVDLAAGTRRG
- the trpB gene encoding tryptophan synthase subunit beta — encoded protein: MSTGPDERGRFGPFGGRFAPETLMAPLEELARAYDRLSRDRRFREELDELLHNYVGRPTPLTFAERLSTELGGARIFLKREDLLHTGAHKINNALGQALLARAMKKKRVIAETGAGQHGVATATAAALLGLDCVVYMGEEDMRRQHPNVERMRLLGTEVVPVASGSKTLKDAINEAMRDWVTNVRTTHYILGSVLGPDPFPRMVRDFHRVIGEEAKRQILKRTGRKGPDAAIACVGGGSNAIGLFSAFLEDPTVRLIGVEAGGRGKGLGEHAARFARDGGALGVLHGTRTMVLQDADGQVAATHSVSAGLDYPAVGPEHALLRQLGRVEYTSATDAEAIAAFHRLARTEGILPALESAHAVAEAMKRASKLSRRHVLLVNLSGRGDKDLESVIGWDAGHPASGAAPAAKPGRRKA
- a CDS encoding phosphoribosylanthranilate isomerase; amino-acid sequence: MRPLVKICGITRVHDAMIAAALGADFLGLNLFPRSPRSLSLGKAREIADAVRGQVRTVGVFVNTPSRELMAIMDTIGLDFAQLHGDEWPDEVAVLGKRAIKVFRSLPVTPVHIARHPHVWGFLVDTPSAKLFGGTGITWDWRGLREVRSPKPMIIAGGISPENVRRALTESAADGVDVNSGVEVSPGVKDPRRMKMLFEELKRGRT
- a CDS encoding indole-3-glycerol-phosphate synthase translates to MPPADILQRIVASRRQRLGVSPVHRTPPSFTGSFSLSGAPDNPFVSALAARRGRAVIAEVKMGSPRLGSLAGRFDPVAQAAAYAAAGAAALSVVVEPDYFFGSYELLAACKAACGLPAIAKEFVVDLRQLDWAVEAGADAILLVAALYSAVELAGWAAASRERGLAPLVETHDLSDLDLLAGAEWEMIGVNNRDLRTFEVDLEHSIGMRPKLPPLALAVAESGIAKRSDVERLRAAGFDAFLVGESLLLGGNPAEKLAELFA
- the trpD gene encoding anthranilate phosphoribosyltransferase; protein product: MSEPAHLLQRLLDREDLRREEVAALFGRIMDGELAESQIAALLVALAMKGETTDEIAGAVEAMRARVRGVPHAIAEVIDTCGTGGDGRGTFNISTAAAFVAAAAGATVAKHGNRAVSSRSGSADLLVALGLPVEVAPATSGRQLEEIGIAFLFAPTHHPATRAVVPVRRALGVRTIFNLLGPLTNPAAARRQLIGVYARDRVEPVARVLAALGCEHALVVHGDDGLDEITTTTLTHVAEVRQGEVETYELTPESAGVRRAAPEALAGGAPEENATRLLELLEGETGALTDIVALNAGAALYVGGRAASIAEGVEMARAVLVSGAAHAKLLALKSFQ
- a CDS encoding aminodeoxychorismate/anthranilate synthase component II yields the protein MILVIDNYDSFTYNLVQLLAVAGAEPVVVRNDAATVDELLAMRPAGILLSPGPGRPGESGVCVPLLARRPDLPIFGVCLGHQALGESFGATVDRAPVLMHGKTSAVRHSGEGIFAGVPNPFEATRYHSLEVREATLPPELEAIAWSDDGIVMALRHRELPYWGVQFHPESVLTVAGPRIVTNFLARCGLPVAVAE